One part of the Truepera radiovictrix DSM 17093 genome encodes these proteins:
- a CDS encoding sugar ABC transporter permease, whose product MSCSLNRLHPRRLGALPGALLALTCLSHAFAQVDRNRFLIIPYGWLRFLIGFVLIAGGVALASYLYGRATKPGKAGNYAVTAVTHLFIWVVIILTLYPVINLLAVSFNRVNNLNQPPPREGWLLVRAGILPDPNNFSLVQYRTVLSETHLLPIQWVLLGLLLVAGLVLIALNLARRFSFEGRALERASKIAGWALILGAVALVISITNDQFYSINEQGQRVPSGSNRKVVLYIRNTLLVSGITGLFAVLISTTAGYAFARMRFEGRYGVLLAFIFVQMFPGFMALVAIFYLMSYLGLLNTFTGLILAYSGGAIAFASWIFKGYLESISPSLEEAAMVDGATRWGAFWRIILPISVPMLLFIFLLQFIGTYSEFILANTLLTGDDRWTIGIGLRAFTSGQFATQWGTLTASAVLGSLPILIIFYSFQNALTGQYQAGGVKG is encoded by the coding sequence ATGAGCTGCTCACTCAACCGTTTGCACCCCCGCCGTCTGGGCGCCCTTCCGGGCGCGCTGCTCGCGCTCACGTGCCTGTCGCACGCTTTCGCGCAGGTCGACCGCAACCGCTTCCTCATCATCCCCTACGGCTGGCTGCGCTTTTTGATCGGCTTCGTGCTCATCGCCGGGGGCGTCGCGCTCGCCAGCTACCTCTACGGCCGCGCGACCAAACCCGGCAAAGCCGGCAACTACGCCGTGACCGCCGTGACCCACCTGTTTATCTGGGTGGTCATCATCCTGACGCTCTACCCGGTGATCAACCTGCTCGCGGTGTCGTTTAACCGCGTCAACAACCTTAACCAACCGCCGCCGCGCGAGGGCTGGCTCTTGGTCCGCGCGGGTATCTTGCCCGACCCGAACAACTTCTCGCTCGTTCAGTACCGCACCGTGCTCTCGGAAACGCACCTGCTCCCCATTCAGTGGGTGCTCTTGGGACTTCTGCTGGTCGCGGGCCTCGTGCTGATCGCGCTTAACCTCGCGCGCCGCTTTAGCTTCGAGGGGCGGGCGCTCGAGCGCGCCTCCAAAATCGCCGGTTGGGCGCTTATCCTGGGCGCGGTCGCGCTCGTCATCAGCATCACCAACGACCAGTTCTACAGCATCAACGAACAGGGCCAGCGCGTCCCTTCGGGGAGCAACCGCAAGGTCGTGCTCTACATCCGCAACACGCTCCTGGTGTCGGGGATCACGGGGCTCTTCGCGGTGCTCATCTCGACCACGGCCGGTTACGCCTTTGCCCGCATGCGTTTTGAGGGGCGCTACGGGGTGCTGCTCGCGTTCATCTTCGTGCAGATGTTCCCCGGCTTCATGGCGCTCGTGGCGATCTTTTACCTCATGAGCTACCTCGGGCTGCTGAACACCTTTACCGGGCTTATCCTGGCCTACTCGGGGGGCGCTATCGCGTTCGCCTCGTGGATCTTTAAAGGGTACCTAGAGTCGATCAGCCCGAGCCTCGAGGAGGCCGCCATGGTCGACGGCGCCACCCGCTGGGGGGCGTTTTGGCGGATCATCCTCCCCATCAGCGTGCCGATGCTGCTCTTTATCTTTTTGCTGCAGTTTATCGGCACCTATAGCGAGTTCATCCTCGCCAACACGCTCCTAACAGGTGACGACCGCTGGACGATCGGCATCGGGCTGCGCGCCTTTACCTCGGGCCAGTTCGCGACCCAGTGGGGGACGCTCACCGCGAGCGCCGTCTTGGGCAGCTTGCCGATTCTCATCATCTTCTACTCGTTTCAAAACGCGCTCACCGGCCAGTATCAAGCGGGTGGGGTCAAGGGCTAG
- a CDS encoding carbohydrate ABC transporter permease gives MDLSRPSSDYLPKGSGGTGARLWKALVLLLLAIFAAAAIGTLGFLGLSQLVPTLEPYVGVIVGLIALIAVLRWISQRFSWIMPWYYLLPAILFLATFTLFPVVLTVVLAFTDYAGIRNGQLNPGSRTDIVAVDPQGARLELSDIASLNCQAARNNCLGIRARVEAAASLEVTGVALEENVLTVAEDLSDAVGVTEVSLELIDIGFRAQFPVTEVVGNTLVLARTPPGEVNLETIEVQVASEVFERQITAIDGNTVTLNEALPEGVEPTSILRYNDFGFVGWANFQTILRRATSSLWPVFVWNILFAVSTVLINTAFGVFIAVLLNNPDLKFRNLYRTLLIIPWALPNIVTIQVWQGFLNSNFGAINRALALLDLPVLDWLNEVWAARAAVLLVNLWLGLPFMMTATLGALSAIPGDLYEAAKIDGAGPLQRFSGVTLPLLRTALVPITLTSFAFNFNNFNIIYLLTDGGPAYEGGISTARGTDILISWAYNEAFRSQGGYAYGLGSAISLLIFFITIAISLINFRVTGALKETSNT, from the coding sequence ATGGACCTTTCAAGACCCTCCTCGGACTACCTCCCCAAGGGTTCGGGCGGTACCGGAGCGCGGCTGTGGAAAGCCCTCGTGCTCCTGCTCCTGGCGATCTTCGCCGCCGCCGCCATCGGCACCCTCGGATTTTTGGGGCTCAGCCAGCTCGTCCCCACCCTCGAACCCTATGTCGGCGTCATCGTCGGGCTGATCGCGCTTATCGCCGTGCTCCGGTGGATCTCGCAGCGCTTTTCGTGGATCATGCCCTGGTACTACCTTCTGCCCGCTATTCTCTTTTTGGCGACCTTTACCCTATTCCCCGTGGTCCTCACCGTCGTGCTCGCTTTCACCGACTACGCGGGCATCCGCAACGGTCAGCTCAACCCGGGCAGCCGCACCGATATCGTCGCCGTCGACCCCCAGGGGGCACGCCTCGAGCTCTCCGACATCGCTTCGCTCAACTGCCAGGCGGCGCGCAACAACTGCTTGGGCATCCGCGCCCGCGTCGAGGCGGCAGCGAGCCTCGAGGTCACCGGCGTCGCGCTTGAAGAGAACGTCCTCACCGTCGCCGAGGACCTCTCGGACGCCGTCGGCGTCACTGAGGTGTCGCTAGAACTCATCGACATCGGCTTTCGCGCCCAGTTTCCCGTGACCGAAGTGGTCGGCAACACCCTCGTCCTGGCCCGCACCCCCCCCGGCGAGGTCAACCTCGAGACCATCGAGGTGCAGGTCGCCAGCGAGGTCTTCGAACGGCAGATCACCGCCATCGACGGCAACACCGTGACCCTCAACGAAGCGCTCCCCGAAGGGGTAGAGCCGACCAGCATCCTGCGCTACAACGACTTCGGCTTCGTCGGTTGGGCGAACTTCCAGACGATCTTGCGGCGGGCGACCTCGTCGCTCTGGCCAGTGTTCGTCTGGAACATCCTCTTCGCGGTCAGCACGGTGCTCATCAACACGGCCTTTGGCGTCTTTATCGCGGTCTTGCTGAACAACCCCGACCTGAAGTTTCGCAACCTCTACCGGACGCTGCTGATTATCCCCTGGGCGCTCCCCAACATCGTCACCATTCAGGTGTGGCAGGGGTTTTTGAACTCGAACTTCGGCGCCATCAACCGCGCTCTGGCCCTTCTCGATCTCCCCGTCCTCGACTGGCTCAACGAGGTGTGGGCGGCGCGCGCGGCGGTGCTGCTCGTCAACCTCTGGCTCGGGCTGCCCTTTATGATGACGGCGACCTTGGGCGCGCTCTCCGCGATCCCGGGTGACCTCTACGAGGCCGCCAAAATCGACGGCGCGGGGCCCTTGCAGCGCTTTTCCGGCGTGACCCTCCCCTTGCTGCGCACCGCGCTCGTCCCGATCACCTTGACGAGCTTCGCCTTTAACTTCAACAACTTTAACATCATCTACCTGCTCACCGACGGGGGGCCCGCCTACGAGGGGGGTATCTCGACGGCGCGCGGCACCGACATCCTCATCTCGTGGGCGTACAACGAAGCTTTCCGCTCGCAGGGCGGCTACGCCTACGGGCTCGGCTCGGCCATCTCGCTCCTCATCTTCTTTATCACCATCGCGATCAGCCTGATCAACTTCCGCGTCACCGGTGCTTTGAAGGAGACGTCGAACACATGA
- a CDS encoding S-adenosylmethionine decarboxylase, whose amino-acid sequence MDTLAYGAHLIVDGYGAKEAPLVDEAHALGVARELLEALGLGSTPTLTLTHRARDGLSVGVALPESHLTLHTFQPAQRLSLGIFSRQTLALGEVLELLRVRFGLGRLESHLDSRSVVLPHDEERARTFLLGERTYADLRLDDTLLAY is encoded by the coding sequence ATGGACACGCTAGCTTACGGCGCCCACCTCATCGTCGACGGGTACGGGGCGAAAGAGGCCCCGCTCGTCGACGAAGCGCACGCGCTAGGGGTTGCACGCGAGCTTTTAGAGGCGCTCGGCTTAGGGAGCACGCCCACGCTCACGCTCACCCACCGCGCTCGAGACGGCCTCTCCGTGGGCGTCGCCCTCCCCGAGTCGCACCTGACGCTGCACACCTTTCAGCCAGCGCAGCGCCTGTCGCTAGGGATCTTTAGCCGCCAGACGCTCGCGCTCGGCGAGGTCCTGGAGCTTTTGAGGGTCCGTTTCGGCCTCGGGCGGCTCGAGAGCCACCTCGACAGCCGCAGCGTGGTCTTGCCCCACGACGAGGAGCGCGCCCGCACCTTTTTGCTCGGCGAACGCACCTACGCCGACTTACGCCTCGACGATACGCTGCTCGCCTACTAG
- a CDS encoding Zn-dependent hydrolase, translating into MALQPQRTVAELKELRALTGNEAGAQRVAWTDTWLEARAWLRTKLDDLPVETHMDAAGNVWSTLEGASERALLIGGHLDSVPNGGWLDGCLNVLAGLEVLRHLCDTYGGRPPVTVRLVDWADEEGARFGRSLLGSSACCGTLNPDDERGRTDKDGVALPDALRRCGVELDRMHEAGTELQNAAAYLELHIEQGPVLLDLDKPLGAVLGTFGVERHAVTFHGQAAHSGSTPMERRKDAFLAAAKMSPESYAIAARRGGVCTIGSCTTKPGIVTSVVEECRITLDQRHLDADALAMMLADAKGASERFAAEGRVTVNWDRLWRIDPILFDGALIDLCDEAIREVCGTSHRLPSGPLHDAAEVARAGVPTVMMFVQSLHGISHNKIEDTQEEHLELAVAALAKLADKVVARLGAQG; encoded by the coding sequence ATGGCGCTCCAACCCCAACGAACGGTGGCGGAACTTAAAGAGCTGCGCGCGCTGACCGGCAACGAAGCGGGCGCGCAGCGCGTCGCTTGGACGGACACGTGGCTCGAGGCGCGGGCGTGGCTCCGCACGAAGCTGGACGACCTGCCCGTAGAGACCCACATGGACGCGGCGGGCAACGTCTGGTCCACCTTAGAGGGCGCCTCGGAGCGCGCGCTCCTCATCGGTGGGCACCTGGACTCGGTGCCCAATGGCGGCTGGCTGGACGGGTGCTTGAACGTGCTCGCCGGGCTCGAGGTCCTGCGGCACCTTTGCGACACCTACGGCGGCCGCCCCCCCGTGACCGTGCGTTTGGTCGATTGGGCGGACGAGGAGGGCGCGCGCTTCGGGCGCAGCTTGCTCGGCTCGTCGGCCTGCTGCGGCACCCTCAACCCGGATGACGAACGCGGCCGCACCGACAAGGACGGCGTGGCGCTGCCGGACGCGCTGCGGCGCTGCGGCGTGGAGCTAGACCGGATGCACGAGGCTGGGACCGAACTCCAGAACGCGGCGGCTTACCTCGAGCTGCACATCGAGCAGGGCCCCGTGCTGCTCGACCTCGACAAACCGCTCGGCGCGGTTTTAGGCACCTTCGGCGTCGAGCGCCACGCGGTCACCTTTCACGGCCAAGCCGCTCACTCCGGCTCGACCCCGATGGAGCGGCGCAAAGACGCCTTTTTGGCCGCCGCCAAGATGAGCCCCGAAAGCTACGCTATCGCCGCGCGGCGGGGCGGGGTCTGCACGATCGGCAGCTGCACGACAAAGCCGGGCATCGTCACGAGCGTGGTCGAGGAGTGCCGCATCACCTTGGACCAGCGCCACCTCGACGCGGACGCGCTCGCCATGATGCTCGCCGACGCCAAGGGGGCCAGCGAGCGCTTCGCCGCGGAGGGTCGGGTGACGGTCAACTGGGACCGGCTCTGGCGCATCGACCCCATCTTGTTCGACGGCGCGCTCATCGACCTCTGCGACGAGGCCATCCGCGAGGTCTGCGGCACCTCGCACCGGCTGCCGAGTGGCCCCTTGCACGACGCCGCCGAGGTCGCGCGGGCGGGCGTCCCGACGGTCATGATGTTCGTGCAGAGCCTTCACGGGATCTCGCACAACAAGATCGAGGACACCCAAGAGGAGCACCTCGAGCTGGCGGTGGCAGCGCTCGCCAAGCTCGCCGACAAGGTCGTGGCGCGCCTTGGGGCTCAGGGCTAG
- a CDS encoding fasciclin domain-containing protein encodes MHPTRNPPVRLALPRRLFPPLILLALLPAAWAQADTTVIGVAAENPDFSTLLSALEVAGLTQELRGEGPFTLFAPTNSAFAALSDDELDALLADREALRNVLTYHVVPGRYTTADIGPEMRAFDTLQGSELPITQQGVGTATVTAVNLEASNGVVFAIDTVLTPPEEVAAEVDADDALYVSTAEARARYLLDEVEGSGVTGSVLVAAYGDEARSVLTVSLIGTAADATYPAQLVAGSCDAPGEALADLSDVSGSTGFGTTVVGLPFETITGGDHALRIFEAPGGAVVACGEVGS; translated from the coding sequence GACGGCTCTTCCCCCCGCTCATCCTGCTGGCGCTACTGCCCGCAGCCTGGGCGCAAGCAGACACGACGGTGATTGGCGTCGCCGCCGAAAACCCCGACTTTAGCACCCTGCTGAGCGCGCTCGAGGTCGCCGGCCTGACCCAAGAGCTGCGGGGCGAGGGCCCCTTTACCCTCTTCGCCCCCACCAACAGCGCCTTCGCCGCCCTTTCGGACGACGAGCTCGACGCCCTCTTGGCCGACCGCGAAGCGCTCCGCAACGTGCTCACCTACCACGTGGTGCCGGGGCGCTACACCACCGCCGACATCGGCCCGGAGATGCGCGCGTTCGACACCCTCCAGGGGAGCGAGCTGCCCATTACCCAGCAGGGCGTCGGTACGGCGACCGTGACAGCGGTCAACCTCGAGGCCTCTAACGGCGTCGTCTTCGCCATCGACACGGTGCTTACGCCGCCGGAGGAGGTCGCAGCGGAGGTGGACGCGGACGACGCGCTCTACGTCAGCACCGCCGAAGCGCGCGCCCGCTACCTTTTGGACGAAGTTGAAGGGAGCGGCGTAACGGGCTCCGTGCTGGTCGCGGCTTACGGCGACGAGGCGCGCAGCGTCCTGACGGTGTCGCTCATCGGCACCGCCGCGGACGCGACCTACCCCGCGCAGCTGGTCGCCGGCAGCTGCGACGCCCCCGGCGAGGCGCTCGCCGACCTGAGCGACGTTTCCGGCAGCACCGGTTTCGGTACGACGGTCGTAGGTCTCCCCTTCGAGACCATCACGGGGGGCGACCACGCGCTCCGCATCTTCGAGGCGCCGGGCGGCGCGGTCGTCGCCTGCGGCGAAGTGGGCTCCTAA
- a CDS encoding sugar ABC transporter substrate-binding protein, which translates to MKKLLLSLGLMVGLGGALAQGQGITVWSHFGDSDLEWLQSEAAAFEAAFGVPVTITTVVLDEIKQQMLLSAPQGEAADLVVPVPHDQIGEMVEGGVLADMSQFATEDYLADLGEQARLAFTLNNRLFGLPMYVEGPALIVNTDLVPEPPATYEEMLQIAEELTEGDNYGFIFDVRNFYFAYNWLHSFGGYVFGRDENGNLNPNDIGLANEGAIRGAEEIRALQFERGLIPAGADSAVAEGLFNEGSLAMMYNGPWTVANIEAAGVPFTVMPVPPTEDGVEFSGFMGVQGVLMNEFSQNKADAANFAKWLTRPAAQVALAERSGRIPSSQSAAEQVADDPVIAGFAEALAIAEPMPNIPQMGNVWAPMGDALATILEGPNTNAAQALERAVAQITGN; encoded by the coding sequence GTGAAAAAGCTTCTTCTCTCTCTCGGTCTCATGGTAGGTCTTGGCGGCGCGCTCGCTCAGGGCCAGGGCATCACCGTCTGGTCGCACTTCGGCGACAGCGACCTCGAGTGGCTTCAGAGCGAAGCCGCTGCTTTCGAGGCCGCCTTCGGCGTCCCCGTGACCATCACGACGGTCGTCTTGGACGAGATCAAGCAGCAGATGCTGCTCTCGGCCCCGCAGGGTGAAGCCGCCGACCTCGTGGTGCCAGTGCCGCACGACCAGATCGGTGAGATGGTCGAGGGTGGGGTGCTCGCCGACATGTCGCAGTTCGCTACCGAGGACTACCTCGCCGACTTAGGCGAGCAGGCGCGCCTCGCGTTTACGCTGAATAACCGCCTTTTCGGCCTGCCGATGTACGTCGAGGGGCCGGCCCTGATCGTCAACACCGACCTCGTCCCCGAACCCCCGGCGACCTACGAAGAGATGCTGCAGATCGCCGAAGAGCTCACCGAAGGTGACAACTACGGCTTCATCTTCGATGTGCGCAACTTCTACTTCGCCTACAACTGGTTGCACTCGTTCGGCGGGTACGTCTTCGGGCGCGACGAGAACGGTAACCTCAACCCCAACGACATCGGTCTCGCCAACGAGGGGGCCATTCGCGGCGCCGAGGAGATCCGCGCGCTGCAGTTTGAGCGCGGCCTCATCCCCGCCGGCGCCGACAGCGCCGTCGCCGAGGGGCTCTTCAACGAAGGCTCGCTCGCCATGATGTATAACGGCCCCTGGACGGTCGCCAACATCGAAGCGGCCGGTGTCCCCTTTACCGTCATGCCGGTACCGCCGACCGAAGACGGCGTCGAGTTCAGCGGCTTTATGGGCGTGCAGGGCGTCTTGATGAACGAGTTCTCGCAGAACAAAGCCGACGCGGCAAACTTCGCCAAGTGGCTCACCCGCCCCGCCGCGCAGGTCGCTCTGGCCGAGCGCAGCGGCCGCATCCCCTCGTCGCAGAGCGCCGCCGAACAGGTCGCCGACGACCCTGTTATCGCGGGCTTCGCCGAAGCGCTGGCGATCGCCGAGCCCATGCCCAACATTCCGCAGATGGGTAACGTCTGGGCGCCCATGGGCGACGCGCTCGCGACCATCTTGGAGGGCCCCAACACGAACGCTGCGCAGGCGCTCGAGCGCGCGGTTGCGCAGATCACGGGGAACTGA